The following coding sequences lie in one Crassostrea angulata isolate pt1a10 chromosome 10, ASM2561291v2, whole genome shotgun sequence genomic window:
- the LOC128164939 gene encoding calcyphosin-like protein isoform X2 codes for MQVLTMDETTATLIEALRAQVLKKGYGGMRGLALAFKSLDIDFSKRIVFEELKIGIESYGIRMSEGYLRRLFKALDKDNSGGIDFLEFMKALEPPMKSHRKVVINEAFDKLDVTKDDVLNVEDMKVVYATNARSHPKYQSGEWTEDEVLRSFLDSIDTPGNPDGKVTRDEFMNYYAGVSATIDDDCYFDLMMRSCYGLPPKSSQSKKRPQ; via the exons ATGCAAGTATTGACAATGGACGAAACAACGGCAACTCTGATCGAAGCTTTGAGGGCACAAGTTTTAAAGAAAGGCTATGGAGGAATGAGAGGTCTGGCTCTAGCTTTCAAAAGTCTCGACATCGACTTTTCAAAGAGAATTGTCTTTGAAGAACTGAAAATAGGTATTGAGTCTTATGGGATACGAATGTCAGAAGGATACCTGCGGAGATTATTCAAAGCCCTGGACAAGGATAACAGCGGTGGCATCGATTTTTTGGAATTTATGAAGGCATTGGAGCCACCCATGAAATCCCACAGAAAGGTGGTCATCAATGAAGCGTTTGATAAGCTCGATGTCACGAAGGATGatgttttgaatgttgaagatATGAAGG TGGTGTATGCAACCAATGCTAGAAGCCATCCGAAATATCAGTCAGGAGAATGGACAGAGGACGAGGTACTCCGAAGTTTCCTTGACAGCATCGACACGCCCGGTAACCCGGATGGGAAAGTCACACGTGACGAATTCATGAATTACTACGCCGGAGTTAGTGCAACCATAGACGATGACTGTTACTTTGACTTAATGATGCGATCCTGTTACGGCCTTCCACCTAAGAGTTCACAATCAAAGAAAAGACcgcaatga
- the LOC128164939 gene encoding calcyphosin-like protein isoform X1, with the protein MYCTWKKEMADRASELFDILRSKCLSRGCGGIKDLGVVFRKMDIDFSKRLTKEELRNGTSVYGLQLNDSDLNVLFLSFDMDENKTIDFSEFLSRLRPKMSQNRKNVIMEAFDKWDVNGDGHLNLEDLKVVYATNARSHPKYQSGEWTEDEVLRSFLDSIDTPGNPDGKVTRDEFMNYYAGVSATIDDDCYFDLMMRSCYGLPPKSSQSKKRPQ; encoded by the exons ATGTATTGTACTTGGAAGAAAGAGATGGCAGATCGCGCAAGTGAGTTGTTTGATATCTTACGCAGCAAGTGCCTGTCCCGAGGATGTGGGGGTATAAAAGATCTCGGCGTCGTCTTCAGGAAAATGGACATCGACTTCTCCAAAAGGTTGACCAAGGAAGAACTTAGGAATGGGACTAGCGTGTATGGTTTACAACTGAATGACAGCGATCTTAATGTTTTGTTCCTATCTTTTGACATGGATGAAAACAAAACTATAGATTTTTCCGAGTTTCTCAGCAGGTTGAGGCCAAAAATGTCTCAAAATCGGAAAAATGTGATAATGGAGGCATTCGACAAATGGGATGTAAATGGCGATGGGCATTTGAATTTAGAAGATCTAAAAG TGGTGTATGCAACCAATGCTAGAAGCCATCCGAAATATCAGTCAGGAGAATGGACAGAGGACGAGGTACTCCGAAGTTTCCTTGACAGCATCGACACGCCCGGTAACCCGGATGGGAAAGTCACACGTGACGAATTCATGAATTACTACGCCGGAGTTAGTGCAACCATAGACGATGACTGTTACTTTGACTTAATGATGCGATCCTGTTACGGCCTTCCACCTAAGAGTTCACAATCAAAGAAAAGACcgcaatga